Genomic DNA from Turicibacter faecis:
GCTTACTCTTAAATCCAAGAGATTCTAATGGCGATTTACGACGAACCATTTCACGGGCACGCTTCGCCGCCATTCTTGCACGCGCCGCCATCAATGCCTTATCAATAATAATCCTTGCCGCTTGCGGATTCTCCATTAAAAATCGTTCAAAACCTTCTGAAAAAATATTATCCGCAATACGACGAACTTCGCTATTCCCCAGTTTTGTTTTAGTCTGTCCCTCAAACTGAGGATCTGGGTGCTTCGCTGAAATAATTGCCGTTAATCCTTCCCGAATATCCTCACCGATAAGGGCATCATCGCTCTTTAACAAATTCAATTTTTTAGCATAACTATTGATAATACGTGTTAATGCCGCACGGAAACCAGCTTCGTGAGTCCCTCCCTCATGTGTATTAATATTATTCGCAAATGAATAAATATTTCCCGCAACACCCGTATTATACTGCATTGCAATTTCAACGCTAATTCCATCGCGCTCACCTTCAACATGAATGACCTCGTCGTGAATTACTTCTTTATTTTTATTTAAGAAGCGAACATATTCACTAATACCGCCTTCATAGTGAAATTCATGACGTTGTGGTTTATCAGACCTTAAGTCCTCTAGTGTAATCTTTAATCCTTTATTTAAAAATGCTAACTCACGAATACGATTGCGCAAGATATCATAGTCATAAACTGTTGTTTCTGTAAAAATAGTCGGATCCGGCTTAAATTTAACCTCTGTCCCCGTTGAATCAGATTCACCGATCACATGCAACTCATCAATTGGTGTCCCCTTTTCAAATTGTTGAAAATATTTTTTACCGTTACGGTTTACCGTTACCTCTAGATGTTCAGATAAGGCATTAACAACTGAGGCCCCTACACCATGTAATCCCCCAGAAACCTTATATCCTCCACCGCCAAATTTTCCTCCAGCATGAAGTACCGTATAAACCGTTTCAACAGTCGATTTCCCTGTTTGCTTATGAATATCTACTGGAATTCCCCGACCATTATCTTTTACAATTATCTCGTTATTTTCCGTAATAGCGACATTGATTTCTGTACAATAACCCGCTAAGGCCTCGTCAATCGAGTTATCTACAATTTCCCAAACTAAATGGTGTAATCCACGGCCACTCGTTGAACCAATATACATTCCTGGTCTTTTACGAACCGCCTCTAAACCTTCTAGGACTTGAATATTACTTGCATCATACTGTTGTGTGTTCGTCATTTCCTGCGTCATTCATATCACCTATCCTAATCTTTGCATTATTAATCGTAAAAATATCAGCTAATTCAATCATAAATTTATCAATTCCGTCAATATTTGTTGTCGTAATAAAGGTTTGTACCTTATTTTTTATCGTATTTAGTAATTGAGTTTGACGAACATCATCTAACTCACTTAAAACATCATCCAATAATAAAATAGGATACTCATTTAAAACAGAATAAATCAACTCAATCTCGGCCAATTTCATCGATAATGATGCTGTTCTTTGCTGACCCTGTGATCCAAATTGATGAGTATTTACCCCATTAATTGAAACACCGAAATCATCACGATGGGGACCTAAACTAGTTGATCCTAATTGAATATCCTGATCATACAACTCTTTATATTTTTTTAGCAATACTTCTTCGCTTAACTCCAAGTTCTTAAATGAATTTATATAGTTTAAACTAATATCCTCTAACTGGTTAGAGATTTCTCCGTGAATTTCCTTTGAAAACAACTCTAGTTTATTTAAAAAATCAATGCGGCTATTTAGCACATAAATAGCATGTGGAACTAATTGTTCAGTAATAACATCTAAAAGCAAATCATCCGTACGATTCAATCGTAATTGCTTTAATAACTCGTTTCTTTGCTTTAATAACTTCGAATATTGGCCTAAATGAAATAGATATGATGGTGATAACTGCCCAATCTCCATATCCATAAATCGACGACGATACTGGGGACCACCCTTAACCAAGGATAGATCTTCTGGGGCGAACATTACAACGATCAACTTACCTACATAATCACTTAACTTCTTCTGGTCAACTCCGTTATAACTCGCCTTTTTCCCCTTTTTAGAAATAACTAAGGATAATTGCAACCTATCACGTTCACGGGTAATATCAGCCTCAATACGAGCAAAATCCTCATTAAATAAAATGAGTTGAGAATCCTTACTCGTCCGGTGTGATTTAGTCGTCGATAAAACGTAAATTGACTCAATCAAACTTGTTTTCCCCTGTGCGTTATTTCCAATAATAATATTAATATTTTTTTTAAACTCGACAGTAGCCTGTTGATAATTTCTAAACTGCTTTAATGATAATCGATTAATAAACATTAATCTAACCCTCTATTTCTGGATTAAAATAATAAACTCACCAAACTCTTCAATGGATACAATATCACCCGGATATAGCTTTCGACCACGACGATTATCTTGTTCACCGTTTATAAAAACCGGGATTTCTTCTAAAAAGAATTTTACACTTCCGCCGCTTTCAATTAAATTCTCATACTTTAAAAACTGACCTAGTGTAATATATTCACTTGTAATAAAAACTTCAGTTTGCATACTAATCACCTTTTTCTTTCTATATATATTATAGCATAATTGGTAACTTTTTAACACGATAAACCGTCCTAAAAAAACTCTCAAATCCACTGATTTTAACGCCTTTTCTCCACTTTTCCCTATATAAAAAAAGGGGATTTTTATCCTCATCTCTAACGTTTCTAAAAAGTATGTTTATTACTAAAGAATTTCCTTGATTCCCCCTCCCAGAGATGTCCACAACTATATTTTAAAACGAAAGTTTTATGACACTAAAATGCATACTCTAAATAAAAAGAGGATTTAGGGTTCTATAATATTTAGTGTTGCTGATTAAGCAGCACTTTTTTCATAGGATAAAAAAAAGAGACTTCAAGTCTCAATCCTGTTACAATGTTATCGACTAAAACAATATTGAAAGGATAAGATTTAATGTCTCACTCATATTTTACTAGAAAACTTTTAAATATTAAAGATAAAAATATTACATTTTCAGAAGATTATCTTGAGGAAGTGAAGTTGAACGGAATTACTAGCTTTATCTTTAAAGGTATTCTTACGTATCAACCGACTCATTGTCAAAAATGCGGAACCCTATTTGATTCAAAATTTAAGAAGCATGGATTTAAAACCTCTCGAATTGTCATTCCAAAAGTCTCTCTTCACGATACCTACTTAGACCTAAAAAAACAGCGTTATTATTGTGGGCATTGCCAGTCTACTTTTACACTAAGTACTTCAATTGTTGAAAAGAACTGTTACATTTCTTATCATACGAAACACGCCATTGCTTTAGAGGCCGAAAATAAAATTTCTGAATGTGATATCGCACGTCGCCATCAGGTCTCTCATTCAACCGTCAATCGAATCATCCATAGCTTTTATGAATCTCAAACCTTAAACCTTAATTATTTACCTGAAAATCTCTGTTTTGATGAATTTAAATCCGTTAAGTCTGCTGAGGGGCATATGTCTTTTATTTTTTGCGATGCTGACTCAAAACAAATCATCGATATCGTTGAAGATCGTCGTTTAAACTCCCTTCAAGCTTATTTTAAACGATACACAAAGGAAGCACGTCATCGAGTAAAAAATATTGTGATTGATATGTACGCTCC
This window encodes:
- the recF gene encoding DNA replication/repair protein RecF (All proteins in this family for which functions are known are DNA-binding proteins that assist the filamentation of RecA onto DNA for the initiation of recombination or recombinational repair.), yielding MFINRLSLKQFRNYQQATVEFKKNINIIIGNNAQGKTSLIESIYVLSTTKSHRTSKDSQLILFNEDFARIEADITRERDRLQLSLVISKKGKKASYNGVDQKKLSDYVGKLIVVMFAPEDLSLVKGGPQYRRRFMDMEIGQLSPSYLFHLGQYSKLLKQRNELLKQLRLNRTDDLLLDVITEQLVPHAIYVLNSRIDFLNKLELFSKEIHGEISNQLEDISLNYINSFKNLELSEEVLLKKYKELYDQDIQLGSTSLGPHRDDFGVSINGVNTHQFGSQGQQRTASLSMKLAEIELIYSVLNEYPILLLDDVLSELDDVRQTQLLNTIKNKVQTFITTTNIDGIDKFMIELADIFTINNAKIRIGDMNDAGNDEHTTV
- a CDS encoding ISL3 family transposase; this encodes MSHSYFTRKLLNIKDKNITFSEDYLEEVKLNGITSFIFKGILTYQPTHCQKCGTLFDSKFKKHGFKTSRIVIPKVSLHDTYLDLKKQRYYCGHCQSTFTLSTSIVEKNCYISYHTKHAIALEAENKISECDIARRHQVSHSTVNRIIHSFYESQTLNLNYLPENLCFDEFKSVKSAEGHMSFIFCDADSKQIIDIVEDRRLNSLQAYFKRYTKEARHRVKNIVIDMYAPYISLIKDLFPHAQIIIDKFHLVQHLSRALNKTRIRFMKKFKKHGRKFKRYWRLFLKSHALLNTTTYRSVYCFKQPMREIDILNFLLDLSPELKATYDLYQGLLFALQTKNLKRFNHLLETEHPLVSPEFQTAFQTFKTYQSYIKNTLSTHYTNGPIEGINNKIKVIKRIAFGYRSFYHFKSRILMVQNLTKPKTKILAA
- the yaaA gene encoding S4 domain-containing protein YaaA, whose protein sequence is MLKSYQLCYNIYRKKKVISMQTEVFITSEYITLGQFLKYENLIESGGSVKFFLEEIPVFINGEQDNRRGRKLYPGDIVSIEEFGEFIILIQK
- the gyrB gene encoding DNA topoisomerase (ATP-hydrolyzing) subunit B, producing MTQEMTNTQQYDASNIQVLEGLEAVRKRPGMYIGSTSGRGLHHLVWEIVDNSIDEALAGYCTEINVAITENNEIIVKDNGRGIPVDIHKQTGKSTVETVYTVLHAGGKFGGGGYKVSGGLHGVGASVVNALSEHLEVTVNRNGKKYFQQFEKGTPIDELHVIGESDSTGTEVKFKPDPTIFTETTVYDYDILRNRIRELAFLNKGLKITLEDLRSDKPQRHEFHYEGGISEYVRFLNKNKEVIHDEVIHVEGERDGISVEIAMQYNTGVAGNIYSFANNINTHEGGTHEAGFRAALTRIINSYAKKLNLLKSDDALIGEDIREGLTAIISAKHPDPQFEGQTKTKLGNSEVRRIADNIFSEGFERFLMENPQAARIIIDKALMAARARMAAKRAREMVRRKSPLESLGFKSKLADCQSRDAQISELFIVEGDSAGGSAKQGRDNKFQAILPLRGKVLNVEKARIDKVYANNEIKSMIHAIGTGVGDEFDIEKARYHKVVIMTDADVDGAHIRTLLLTFFYRYMRPLVEKGYVYIAQPPLYKVTQGKRIEYVYSPEELDAVMETLSPTPRPNVQRYKGLGEMNAEQLWETTMDPEVRTLLQVTLEDAVEADEIFDILMGDRVEPRREFIDANAKYVTNLDF